A genomic region of Haliotis asinina isolate JCU_RB_2024 chromosome 1, JCU_Hal_asi_v2, whole genome shotgun sequence contains the following coding sequences:
- the LOC137277767 gene encoding uncharacterized protein, whose amino-acid sequence MVDCDIEYITSSPYNSRANGKAESAVKAAKRLLRKANDSGNDQYLAVLDYRNTPTQGVGSSPAQRLMNRRCKTLLPTSANPLKPRTTGCANERQKVLAQQKKQNSNYDRHAKDLEPLGGDVVKMKPFSVSSKVWQKGVISKRLDERSYDVETGRGVVRRNRQHVRKTPERTPDRQATGFFKPPSETDSAVNAAVSQPTPTPVSAQTPVPATPKLSKTEQAPSTPCTMTTRSGRTLRAPKKFNDFTT is encoded by the coding sequence atggttgattgtgacATTGAGTATATCACGTCAAGCCCGTACAACAGCAGAGCCAATGGCAAGGCGGAATCAGCAGTGAAGGCCGCTAAACGACTGCTACGTAAAGCCAACGACAGCGGTAATGACCAATATCTTGCAGTGTTAGACTACCGGAACACACCTACTCAAGGAGTGGGATCTAGTCCAGCACAACGTCTCATGAACAGGCGTTGTAAAACGCTATTACCAACAAGTGCAAACCCCCTCAAGCCTAGAACAACTGGTTGTGCAAACGAGAGACAGAAAGTGTTGGCTCAGCAAAAGAAGCAGAACTCAAATTATGACAGGCATGCGAAGGACTTGGAACCTCTGGGAGGAGATGTGGTTAAGATGAAGCCATTTTCTGTCAGCAGTAAAGTGTGGCAGAAAGGTGTGATATCCAAAAGACTGGATGAGAGGAGCTATGACGTGGAAACAGGCAGAGGGGTGGTTCGACGTAATCGTCAACATGTCAGGAAAACACCTGAGAGAACTCCAGACAGACAAGCAACGGGGTTCTTTAAACCTCCATCAGAGACAGATTCTGCAGTGAATGCTGCAGTGTCtcaaccaacaccaacaccgGTCTCAGCTCAAACACCAGTACCAGCGACACCAAAGTTGTCCAAGACAGAACAGGCTCCGTCTACACCTTGTACCATGACAACTAGGAGTGGTAGAACTTTGAGAGCGCCGAAGAAGTTCAATGACTTTACTACCTAG